A window from Dioscorea cayenensis subsp. rotundata cultivar TDr96_F1 chromosome 10, TDr96_F1_v2_PseudoChromosome.rev07_lg8_w22 25.fasta, whole genome shotgun sequence encodes these proteins:
- the LOC120270099 gene encoding uncharacterized protein LOC120270099 isoform X2, which yields MATDGFPAHGVWTTEEDKILREGLERHRMKATLAACKEIAAALPRKTIVDVAMRCEWLLVAGKITSLLEYHVSRPVGHMSSDGINTDRDIGEVRRNLLDSTSNILKGVGENPQLWCKDGRPYCRGAVGLVRGNSKYDPLCASPLTY from the exons ATGGCGACGGACGGTTTTCCTGCACATGGAGTGTGGACGACCGAGGAGGATAAGATCTTGAGGGAAGGTCTTGAAAG GCACAGGATGAAGGCTACTCTTGCTGCATGTAAGGAAATTGCAGCAGCATTGCCTAGAAAGACCATCGTCGATGTGGCTATGAGGTGTGAATGGCTGTTGGTGGCA GGAAAAATCACAAGTCTCTTAGAATATCATGTGTCGCGGCCAGTAGGACACATGTCTAGTGATGGTATTAATACCGATAGAG ATATTGGTGAGGTGAGAAGAAACCTCCTTGACTCAACTTCAAATATTCTCAAGGGAGTTGGTGAAAATCCCCAG TTATGGTGCAAGGATGGCCGCCCGTACTGTCGTGGCGCCGTAGGATTGGTCCGTGGAAACAGTAAATATGATCCACTATGTGCATCTCCGCTGACATATTAA
- the LOC120270099 gene encoding uncharacterized protein LOC120270099 isoform X1, with protein sequence MATDGFPAHGVWTTEEDKILREGLERHRMKATLAACKEIAAALPRKTIVDVAMRCEWLLVAGKITSLLEYHVSRPVGHMSSDGINTDRDIGEVRRNLLDSTSNILKGVGENPQVIINEMFFIVHCSHGIVENAHEPGFRTIPRRFRTIAWVCARLDSWFVYFVKKVMVQGWPPVLSWRRRIGPWKQ encoded by the exons ATGGCGACGGACGGTTTTCCTGCACATGGAGTGTGGACGACCGAGGAGGATAAGATCTTGAGGGAAGGTCTTGAAAG GCACAGGATGAAGGCTACTCTTGCTGCATGTAAGGAAATTGCAGCAGCATTGCCTAGAAAGACCATCGTCGATGTGGCTATGAGGTGTGAATGGCTGTTGGTGGCA GGAAAAATCACAAGTCTCTTAGAATATCATGTGTCGCGGCCAGTAGGACACATGTCTAGTGATGGTATTAATACCGATAGAG ATATTGGTGAGGTGAGAAGAAACCTCCTTGACTCAACTTCAAATATTCTCAAGGGAGTTGGTGAAAATCCCCAGGTGATCATCAATGAGATGTTTTTTATTGTCCATTGTTCTCATGGCATAGTTGAAAATGCACATGAGCCTGGGTTTCGAACAATCCCCAGGAGGTTTCGAACGATCGCCTGGGTCTGTGCACGTCTTGACTCTTGGTTTGTTTACTTTGTTAAAAAAGTTATGGTGCAAGGATGGCCGCCCGTACTGTCGTGGCGCCGTAGGATTGGTCCGTGGAAACAGTAA
- the LOC120270086 gene encoding F-box protein SKIP16: MEGLVVLDAILEKLDARDVVMVACVSTRLRSCAFDDSLWRRFCARDFGVSSLVAPNGEACLSFKATYELWNESFGMYPLPLVKRTKQCWEGISSWLATNFPEAKDTLRKGASEAELKLVEDTLELKLPMAMRLLYRFCDGQGTVPRDTSEHRRLAPLGIIGGYEFYDHVVNVHLLPLDRVVVETREFEAALGSVKSKRIIVAASYYAEKWFFLDSVDGQLYVGSNNVSINGEAFPCVPHTLIRPRVDDTRDVPQDALLLWLEEYSRRLHSGMIQVRKFRKARVINLFPEEPPSCSVAITNGVKVRASSVLVPEVSSATGDYCYAYSIRMSLQPEGCLLDGVYYQSCQLYSRHWIIKSKDDVVADVNGEGVIGKYPLLLPNGDEFVYESCTPLPASPGFVEGSFTFVPGRLTKPEGRQFKVQVARFHLEVPEYIF, from the exons ATGGAGGGCCTCGTCGTCCTCGATGCGATCTTAGAGAAGCTCGACGCTCGCGATGTAGTAATGGTTGCCTGCGTCAGCACTAGACTGCGCTCTTGCGCCTTCGATGATTCCCTTTGGCGCCGCTTCTGCGCTCGCGACTTTGGCGTTTCTTCTCTTGTCGCTCCTAATGGAGAAGCCTGCTTGTCTTTCAAG GCGACTTATGAGCTATGGAATGAATCTTTTGGTATGTACCCATTGCCTCTGGTGAAGAGGACTAAACAATGTTGGGAAGGGATTAGTAGTTGGTTAGCTACAAACTTTCCAGAGGCCAAGGATACATTGAGGAAAGGTGCTTCTGAAGCTGAACTAAAACTAGTGGAAGATACACTTGAGTTGAAATTACCGATGGCAATGAGACTTTTATACCGGTTTTGTGATGGTCAAGGAACTGTACCTCGAGATACTTCCGAGCACAGGCGTTTGGCGCCTTTAGGCATTATTGGAGGTTATGAGTTCTATGACCATGTGGTCAATGTGCACCTGTTACCTCTTGACCGTGTTGTTGTTGAAACTAGAGAATTTGAAGCAGCACTTGGTTCAGTCAAATCCAAGCGTATTATTGTGGCAGCTTCATACTACGCTGAGAAGTGGTTTTTCCTTGATTCTGTTGATGGGCAACTGTATGTCGGCTCTAATAATGTATCTATTAATGGAGAAGCATTTCCATGTGTACCTCACACCTTGATTAGGCCAAGGGTTGATGACACCAGGGATGTACCACAAGATGCATTATTGTTGTGGCTAGAGGAGTATTCCAGACGCTTGCATAGTGGTATGATTCAAGTACGTAAATTTAGGAAAGCTCGAGTTATCAATTTGTTTCCAGAAGAACCTCCTTCCTGTTCTGTGGCCATCACTAATGGTGTTAAG GTTCGGGCATCTAGTGTTCTTGTTCCTGAAGTTTCCAGTGCTACTGGAGATTACTGCTATGCATACTCAATTCGTATGTCCCTCCAGCCTGAGGGATGTTTACTGGATGGCGTGTACTACCAATCTTGCCAACTTTATTCACGGCATTGGATTATCAAATCTAAGGATGATGTTGTAGCTGATGTGAACGGAGAGGGAGTGATAGGGAAG TACCCTCTCTTGCTCCCAAATGGAGATGAATTTGTATATGAAAGTTGCACACCTTTGCCAGCATCACCTGGTTTTGTTGAAGGATCATTTACATTTGTTCCTGGCAG GTTGACAAAACCCGAAGGCAGGCAATTTAAGGTGCAGGTAGCAAGGTTTCACCTTGAGGTGCCGGAGTATATCTTTTAA